In Aliamphritea ceti, a single window of DNA contains:
- the phnN gene encoding phosphonate metabolism protein/1,5-bisphosphokinase (PRPP-forming) PhnN, producing the protein MNREHYMRGKLLYLVGASGSGKDSLLDGCRQRLKPQHGCFVAHRYITRAVNIGGENHIHLSEDEFEMRVNMGMFAMQWYSHGYSYAVGSEVENWLANGINVVMNGSREYLPFAMHSYPNLIPVLVDVDAAVLRERLTKRGREAEDEIEARLQRHDEIVDTLPDDVRRIDNNGEVQYGVAQLLKLIEELAPAEVAPSYSTH; encoded by the coding sequence ATGAACAGAGAACACTACATGCGTGGCAAACTTCTTTATCTGGTGGGGGCTTCGGGCAGTGGCAAAGACAGCTTGCTGGACGGATGTCGTCAGCGGCTGAAACCACAGCACGGCTGTTTTGTTGCCCACCGTTATATTACCCGGGCGGTTAATATCGGTGGTGAAAATCATATTCATTTATCGGAAGATGAATTCGAGATGCGGGTGAATATGGGAATGTTTGCGATGCAATGGTACTCACATGGTTACAGTTATGCAGTCGGCTCTGAAGTTGAAAACTGGCTGGCAAACGGTATCAATGTGGTTATGAACGGTTCCCGTGAATATCTGCCTTTTGCAATGCACTCTTACCCGAATCTGATACCTGTGCTGGTGGATGTGGATGCAGCTGTTTTACGCGAGCGTCTGACTAAGCGTGGCCGTGAGGCGGAAGATGAAATCGAAGCCCGTTTACAGCGGCATGATGAGATTGTTGATACCTTGCCGGATGATGTCCGCCGTATCGATAACAACGGTGAAGTGCAGTACGGTGTGGCGCAGTTACTTAAGCTAATTGAAGAGTTAGCGCCTGCTGAAGTGGCTCCCAGCTATTCGACCCACTGA
- a CDS encoding ABC transporter ATP-binding protein — protein MLEINNVNTHYGQIQALHDVSIDIQKGEIVTLIGANGAGKTTLMMTICGDPQASSGQVLFDGEELSSLNTPEIMRKGLAIVPEGRRVFSGMTVEENLFMGSYFRSKEDAEKTVQHVLELFPRLEERYKQRAGTMSGGEQQMLAIGRAMMSKPRLLLLDEPSLGLAPIIIQQIFDIIQRLRDEGVTIFLVEQNANQALRIADRGYVLENGRIVKSDTGENLLTDASVREAYLGG, from the coding sequence ATGTTAGAAATTAATAACGTTAACACCCACTATGGTCAGATTCAGGCGCTGCATGACGTATCTATTGATATTCAGAAAGGCGAAATCGTTACGCTGATCGGCGCTAACGGTGCAGGTAAAACCACTCTGATGATGACTATCTGTGGTGACCCACAGGCATCGTCAGGCCAGGTGCTTTTCGACGGTGAAGAGCTGAGCTCTCTTAATACACCGGAAATCATGCGCAAAGGTCTGGCTATCGTGCCGGAAGGACGCCGTGTTTTCAGTGGTATGACCGTTGAAGAAAACCTATTCATGGGCAGCTACTTCCGCAGCAAGGAAGATGCAGAAAAAACCGTGCAGCACGTGCTGGAACTGTTCCCTCGCCTTGAAGAACGTTACAAGCAGCGCGCCGGCACGATGTCTGGTGGTGAACAGCAAATGCTGGCCATCGGTCGCGCCATGATGAGTAAGCCTCGCTTGCTGCTGCTGGATGAACCTTCACTGGGTCTGGCACCCATCATTATTCAGCAGATTTTCGACATCATCCAACGTTTACGTGATGAAGGTGTAACCATCTTCCTGGTAGAGCAGAATGCAAACCAGGCATTACGTATTGCAGACCGCGGATATGTTTTAGAAAACGGCCGCATCGTCAAGAGCGATACTGGTGAAAACTTACTGACAGATGCTTCCGTACGGGAAGCTTATCTGGGCGGTTAA
- the parC gene encoding DNA topoisomerase IV subunit A, whose translation MSGTVHIDEGVERLSLKEYTEKAYLDYSMYVILDRALPNIGDGLKPVQRRIVYAMSELGLKSTAKHKKSARTVGDVLGKFHPHGDSACYEAMVLMAQPFSYRYPLVDGQGNWGSPDDPKSFAAMRYTEAKLARYADVLLKEVGQGTVEWGPNFDGSLQEPLTLPARLPNILLNGTTGIAVGMATDIPPHNLREVTKACIQLLNKPSSSIEELCEIMPGPDMPTDAELITPLHELRKMYETGKGSLRMRAIYTQEQGDVVITALPHQVSGAKILEQIAQQMQQKKLPMVSDLRDESDHENPTRLVIVPRSNRVDIEQLMAHLFASTDLERTYRVNMNMIGIDGRPQVKNLRQILTEWLTYRTETVRRRLQHRLDKVLARLHILEGLMVAYLHIDEVIEIIRTEDKPKLVMMERFGITETQAEAILEIRLRQLAKLEEIKIRAEQDELETERKYLEEILGSDKLMRKLIKDELKADAKDFGDDRRSPIVTRGEAKALDEKALLSADPITVVLSKQGWIRAAKGHDIDPNGLNYKSGDGFKLACKGRMNQPLILLDTTGRAYALESHTLPSARGQGEPVTGKLTLPKDATIDGAIAGKDQDAVLLASDAGYGFVTKIADLTSKTRTGKAVLTLPKNAKGMEPLAIADKAADLLVAVTNEGRMLVFPVAELPELGRGKGNKIINIPSARAASREELLVAMVTVSADDTLMVHAGRQHLKMKPADLEHYRGERGRRGNKLPRGYQRVDSLEVAASTNGSEEDSAE comes from the coding sequence ATGAGTGGAACCGTACATATTGATGAAGGCGTTGAACGTCTGTCATTGAAAGAATATACCGAGAAAGCGTATCTGGATTACTCCATGTACGTAATTCTTGACCGGGCATTACCTAACATTGGTGACGGTCTGAAGCCGGTGCAGCGTCGAATTGTATATGCGATGTCTGAGCTGGGTCTGAAATCGACCGCAAAGCATAAAAAATCAGCACGTACTGTCGGTGACGTACTGGGTAAATTTCATCCACATGGTGACAGTGCCTGTTATGAAGCAATGGTGCTGATGGCGCAACCATTCTCTTACCGTTATCCGCTGGTGGACGGGCAGGGCAACTGGGGGTCACCGGATGATCCAAAATCATTCGCTGCAATGCGATATACCGAGGCTAAGCTGGCACGTTATGCGGATGTATTGCTGAAAGAGGTTGGTCAGGGGACTGTAGAATGGGGCCCTAACTTCGACGGTAGTTTACAGGAGCCGCTTACCTTACCGGCGCGCTTACCTAATATACTGCTGAATGGCACGACGGGTATTGCTGTTGGTATGGCGACCGATATTCCGCCACATAACCTGCGTGAAGTGACTAAAGCCTGTATCCAGCTGCTGAATAAACCAAGCAGCAGTATCGAAGAATTATGTGAAATCATGCCTGGCCCGGATATGCCGACAGACGCGGAATTAATTACGCCGCTGCATGAATTGCGCAAGATGTATGAAACTGGCAAAGGTAGCCTGCGGATGCGGGCAATTTATACCCAGGAGCAAGGTGACGTTGTCATTACGGCGCTGCCTCATCAGGTTTCTGGCGCCAAAATCCTGGAGCAGATAGCACAGCAGATGCAGCAGAAAAAACTGCCGATGGTATCTGATCTGCGGGATGAATCTGATCACGAAAATCCTACCCGTCTGGTCATCGTGCCACGCTCGAATCGTGTGGATATCGAACAGCTGATGGCGCACCTGTTTGCCAGTACTGATCTGGAACGTACCTATCGCGTAAACATGAATATGATTGGCATTGATGGCCGGCCACAGGTAAAGAATCTGCGTCAGATTCTGACTGAATGGCTGACCTACCGTACTGAGACAGTACGTCGCCGTTTGCAACACCGTCTGGATAAAGTACTGGCACGTCTGCATATCCTTGAAGGCCTGATGGTTGCTTATCTGCATATTGATGAAGTGATCGAAATTATTCGGACAGAAGACAAGCCTAAGCTAGTGATGATGGAGCGTTTCGGCATCACTGAGACCCAGGCTGAAGCAATTCTGGAAATCCGTTTACGCCAGTTGGCAAAGCTGGAAGAGATTAAGATCCGTGCCGAGCAGGATGAACTGGAAACTGAGCGTAAGTATCTGGAGGAAATACTTGGCTCCGACAAGCTGATGCGTAAGCTGATTAAAGATGAATTGAAGGCCGATGCAAAAGACTTCGGTGACGATCGCCGTTCACCGATTGTTACCCGTGGAGAAGCTAAAGCATTGGATGAAAAGGCTTTACTGAGTGCTGATCCGATCACGGTTGTCTTGTCTAAACAGGGCTGGATTCGTGCAGCGAAAGGCCATGACATTGACCCTAATGGTCTGAACTATAAGTCCGGTGACGGTTTCAAGCTGGCCTGTAAAGGCCGTATGAACCAGCCACTGATTCTACTGGATACTACTGGACGAGCTTACGCGCTGGAGTCCCATACCTTGCCATCTGCTCGGGGGCAGGGGGAGCCGGTAACCGGTAAATTGACCTTACCAAAAGATGCTACCATTGATGGTGCTATTGCAGGTAAGGATCAGGACGCTGTGCTGCTGGCATCTGATGCCGGTTATGGTTTTGTTACTAAGATCGCCGATCTGACCAGTAAAACCCGAACAGGTAAGGCTGTACTGACTCTGCCAAAGAATGCTAAAGGTATGGAGCCGTTAGCCATTGCCGATAAGGCGGCAGACTTACTGGTGGCTGTGACTAATGAAGGCCGGATGCTGGTATTCCCGGTTGCTGAGTTGCCTGAGCTGGGGCGTGGTAAAGGCAATAAGATCATTAATATTCCATCTGCACGTGCTGCATCAAGAGAAGAGTTACTGGTGGCAATGGTGACTGTGTCGGCGGACGATACACTGATGGTGCATGCCGGTCGCCAGCATCTGAAGATGAAGCCAGCTGATCTGGAACATTATCGTGGTGAGCGTGGTCGTCGTGGTAATAAGTTACCGCGCGGCTACCAGCGGGTGGATTCGCTGGAAGTAGCGGCTTCGACAAATGGTAGTGAAGAAGACTCTGCAGAATAG
- the ilvY gene encoding HTH-type transcriptional activator IlvY has product MDIKNLKLFLSLSDSLHFGRASEACHISPSALSRSIKQLEDSLGVTLFERDNRTVSLTHEGKVFQEYAREALIQWDVVRNNLLAEAQELHGEISVFCSVTASYSFLYDILSDFRQQHPKIAIKLHTGDAESAIARIISGSEDITIAAKPDSLAAPLAFKPIAASPLVFIAPLQDATLDPLLASGPVQWQEIPMILSEEGVARKRADQWFKDNRITPLIYAQVAGNEAIVSMVSLGFGVGVVPKIVLDNSPLADRVRILKNAPDLKAYEVGLFALRKKLQSPIINAFWSQL; this is encoded by the coding sequence ATGGATATCAAGAACCTCAAGCTATTTCTCAGCCTCAGCGACAGCCTGCATTTCGGGCGCGCCAGTGAAGCCTGTCACATCAGCCCATCCGCGCTGAGCCGCAGTATCAAACAACTGGAAGACAGCCTTGGCGTCACCCTCTTTGAACGGGATAACCGTACGGTTTCACTGACTCACGAAGGCAAAGTTTTTCAGGAATACGCCCGCGAAGCCCTTATACAGTGGGACGTAGTAAGAAATAATCTATTAGCAGAAGCACAGGAACTGCACGGTGAGATCAGTGTATTTTGCTCAGTAACCGCGAGCTACAGCTTTCTATACGATATTCTCAGCGACTTCCGCCAGCAGCATCCTAAAATTGCCATTAAGCTGCATACCGGTGATGCTGAAAGCGCCATCGCCCGTATCATCTCCGGCAGCGAAGATATCACCATTGCCGCTAAACCCGACAGCCTGGCAGCTCCGCTGGCCTTTAAACCTATTGCCGCCTCACCACTGGTGTTTATTGCACCGCTGCAGGATGCGACTCTGGACCCATTGTTAGCGTCCGGGCCCGTACAATGGCAAGAGATACCGATGATATTATCTGAGGAAGGGGTTGCACGTAAGCGTGCAGACCAGTGGTTCAAAGACAACCGGATCACACCGCTTATTTATGCACAGGTTGCAGGTAATGAAGCCATAGTAAGCATGGTTAGCCTGGGTTTTGGAGTCGGCGTTGTACCCAAAATAGTACTGGATAACAGCCCTCTGGCAGACCGGGTACGAATATTAAAAAACGCCCCGGATCTAAAAGCTTATGAAGTAGGCCTGTTTGCACTCAGGAAGAAATTGCAAAGCCCAATCATTAACGCCTTCTGGTCGCAGTTATAG
- the ilvN gene encoding acetolactate synthase small subunit: protein MRHIISVLMENEPGALSRVVGLFSQRNFNIESLTVAPTEDSTLSRLTVTTLGSDRVIEQITKQLNKLIDVVKVVDLTEGDHIERELMMIKLKATGQMRDEIKRTSDIFRGQIIDVTATTYTVQLAGASDKLDAFIDAIGSAGIMEVVRTGVSGLSRGEKVLSL from the coding sequence ATGAGACATATCATTTCTGTGTTGATGGAGAACGAACCAGGTGCTTTGTCACGGGTTGTAGGTTTGTTTTCACAACGTAACTTCAACATTGAATCCCTGACAGTTGCGCCAACTGAAGACTCAACTCTGTCACGTCTGACAGTAACGACTCTGGGCAGCGACCGCGTAATTGAACAGATCACTAAGCAGCTGAACAAGCTGATTGATGTGGTAAAAGTTGTAGACCTGACTGAAGGCGATCACATTGAGCGTGAGCTGATGATGATCAAACTGAAAGCTACGGGTCAGATGCGTGATGAGATTAAGCGTACTTCGGATATTTTCCGCGGTCAGATCATCGACGTAACGGCAACGACTTATACCGTTCAGCTGGCTGGTGCCAGTGACAAACTGGATGCTTTCATTGATGCCATCGGCTCTGCCGGCATTATGGAAGTTGTCCGTACCGGTGTATCTGGTCTGTCACGCGGTGAGAAGGTACTTAGCCTGTAA
- a CDS encoding YqiA/YcfP family alpha/beta fold hydrolase: protein MAMPLFIYLHGFNSSPDSIKARQFQSAMMAIGRAEDVIVPELSHWPAEAIAQVEALIKQYKDREITLIGSSLGGYYSLWLGEQYQLRAVLVNPAVRPYELLAEMLGLQCNLYTGEAYTLTELHLQQMLALDVASTAQPQQYLLLTQTDDETLDYRQAVDKLSDSPMLVQLGGDHGFQQFEAVIPAIVAFSEGRVELPDIPGLPSVDS, encoded by the coding sequence ATGGCAATGCCATTATTCATATACTTACACGGTTTCAACAGTTCCCCGGACTCAATTAAAGCGCGCCAGTTCCAATCGGCAATGATGGCTATAGGCCGTGCCGAAGATGTGATAGTGCCAGAACTTAGCCACTGGCCAGCGGAAGCTATTGCTCAGGTAGAGGCGCTGATTAAGCAGTATAAGGATCGGGAGATCACCTTAATCGGCAGTTCACTTGGCGGCTATTACAGTCTCTGGCTTGGGGAGCAATATCAGCTTCGAGCTGTGCTGGTGAATCCGGCGGTTAGGCCTTATGAATTGTTGGCTGAAATGTTGGGGCTGCAGTGTAACCTGTATACCGGCGAAGCTTATACACTGACGGAATTGCATTTACAGCAGATGTTGGCGCTTGATGTTGCCAGTACTGCACAGCCACAACAGTATTTATTGCTTACCCAGACTGACGATGAGACTCTGGATTACCGTCAGGCTGTGGATAAGTTAAGTGACTCTCCCATGTTGGTTCAGCTGGGTGGGGATCATGGTTTTCAGCAGTTTGAAGCAGTTATACCGGCAATTGTGGCGTTTTCCGAAGGCCGGGTTGAGCTGCCGGATATCCCCGGGTTACCCTCTGTGGATTCGTAA
- the parE gene encoding DNA topoisomerase IV subunit B: MTNYNAEAIEVLSGLDPVRRRPGMYTETDRPNHLAQEVIDNSVDEALAGHANQMDVVLHKDGAISVSDNGRGMPVDIHPEEGVSGVELILTRLHAGGKFSNDNYNYSGGLHGVGVSVVNALSKLLEVTIKRDGQVYRMSFADGEKVSDLEVIDTCGKRNTGTTVRFFPDASYFDSPKFNLTKLKHMLRAKAVLCSGLRVVFTDESGVKKEKEEWYYEDGLVDYLKGTTQVFETLPLEPFTVSFQGDIDAVDVALQWLPEGGDLTGESYVNLIPTAQGGTHVNGLRTGLLEAMREFCEIRSLLPRGVKISAEDIWERCCYILSVKMQDPQFSGQTKERLSSRQIAAFVSAAAKDAFSLWLNSNVEDGELLAELVISNAQKRLRANKKVIRKKVTQGPALPGKLADCSGSEAMRGELFLVEGDSAGGSAKQARDREYQAVMPLRGKILNTWEVDSGEILGSQEVHDISVAIGVEPGSDELDGLRYGKVCILADADSDGLHIATLLCALFVRHFRPLVSAGHVFVAMPPLYRIDVAKDIHYALDDSEKESIIAHIKAERKNAKIGVQRFKGLGEMNPLQLRETTMSRDTRRLVQLTIEPGDDTNETMDMLLAKKRSSDRKEWLETKGNLAEV, from the coding sequence ATGACCAATTATAATGCGGAAGCGATAGAGGTCCTCAGTGGCCTGGACCCGGTGCGGCGTCGGCCGGGAATGTATACCGAAACGGACCGGCCAAACCACTTGGCGCAGGAAGTCATAGATAACAGTGTCGATGAAGCACTGGCTGGCCATGCTAATCAGATGGACGTAGTGCTGCATAAAGACGGTGCTATCAGTGTGAGCGATAACGGCCGGGGTATGCCGGTTGATATTCACCCGGAAGAAGGGGTTAGCGGTGTTGAGCTGATTCTGACCCGGTTACATGCCGGTGGTAAGTTCTCCAACGATAATTACAACTACTCCGGTGGTTTGCACGGCGTAGGTGTCTCTGTAGTAAACGCACTTTCTAAGTTGTTGGAAGTGACCATTAAGCGTGACGGCCAGGTTTACCGGATGAGTTTCGCTGATGGCGAAAAAGTCTCTGATCTGGAAGTGATCGATACTTGCGGTAAGCGCAACACCGGCACCACTGTACGCTTCTTTCCGGACGCCAGTTATTTCGATTCACCAAAGTTTAACCTCACTAAACTTAAGCATATGCTGCGTGCCAAGGCTGTGCTGTGCTCAGGCTTGCGGGTTGTTTTTACTGATGAGTCCGGTGTTAAGAAAGAGAAAGAAGAGTGGTATTACGAAGATGGTTTGGTGGACTATCTGAAAGGCACAACTCAGGTATTTGAAACTTTGCCGCTTGAGCCGTTTACAGTATCTTTTCAGGGCGACATTGATGCGGTTGATGTGGCACTGCAGTGGCTGCCAGAAGGCGGTGATCTGACCGGCGAAAGTTACGTCAACCTGATTCCTACCGCGCAGGGAGGCACCCATGTAAATGGTCTGCGTACCGGCTTGCTCGAAGCGATGCGTGAGTTCTGTGAAATCCGTAGTCTGTTGCCCCGCGGTGTAAAAATTTCTGCTGAAGATATCTGGGAGCGCTGCTGTTATATCCTCTCGGTGAAAATGCAGGATCCACAATTCTCCGGACAAACCAAAGAGCGTTTATCGTCGCGTCAGATAGCAGCGTTTGTGTCAGCGGCTGCAAAAGATGCGTTTAGTCTGTGGCTGAACAGTAATGTTGAAGACGGTGAGTTGCTGGCAGAGCTGGTTATCAGTAATGCGCAGAAGCGATTACGGGCTAATAAAAAAGTAATCCGTAAAAAAGTCACTCAGGGGCCTGCGTTACCCGGGAAACTGGCGGACTGCTCTGGCAGTGAAGCTATGCGAGGAGAGCTGTTCCTGGTGGAGGGTGACTCCGCTGGTGGCTCTGCTAAACAGGCACGAGACCGTGAATATCAGGCGGTCATGCCGCTGCGAGGCAAGATTCTTAATACCTGGGAAGTTGATTCAGGTGAGATTCTTGGGTCTCAGGAAGTACATGATATTTCGGTGGCGATCGGTGTTGAGCCCGGTTCCGATGAGCTGGACGGTTTGCGTTACGGTAAGGTTTGTATTCTTGCCGATGCGGACTCCGATGGTTTGCACATTGCAACGTTGCTATGCGCATTATTTGTACGTCACTTCAGGCCGTTAGTCAGTGCCGGGCACGTATTTGTCGCGATGCCGCCGCTATACCGAATTGACGTTGCCAAGGATATCCACTACGCGCTGGATGACTCTGAAAAAGAGAGCATCATTGCCCACATTAAAGCTGAACGTAAAAATGCCAAAATTGGTGTGCAGCGCTTCAAGGGCCTGGGTGAGATGAATCCACTTCAGTTGCGTGAAACAACTATGTCGCGGGATACCCGCCGTTTGGTACAGCTGACGATAGAACCGGGCGACGATACCAATGAAACCATGGATATGTTGTTGGCCAAGAAGCGTTCATCCGATCGCAAAGAATGGCTGGAAACTAAGGGTAATCTGGCGGAAGTCTGA
- a CDS encoding acyl-CoA thioesterase: MPYRLEFKVRDYELDMQGIVNNGVYFNYLEHARHEYLLSKGVDFAALAQQGVNLVVVRSEMDYKASLTSGDEFVIEVSVERISKVKFGFRQRVIRLSDEKLCLDALVIGAALNERGRPAVLPEVEALFAE; this comes from the coding sequence ATGCCATATCGTCTTGAGTTCAAAGTCCGTGATTATGAGCTGGATATGCAAGGTATCGTCAATAACGGTGTGTATTTCAACTATTTAGAACACGCCCGTCATGAGTATTTACTGTCTAAAGGTGTCGATTTTGCTGCATTGGCTCAGCAGGGCGTAAATCTGGTTGTGGTTCGTTCAGAGATGGACTACAAAGCTTCGCTGACCAGCGGTGATGAGTTCGTTATAGAAGTAAGTGTAGAGCGAATCAGTAAGGTGAAGTTTGGCTTCCGTCAGCGGGTTATTCGTTTGTCTGATGAAAAGTTGTGTCTGGATGCGCTGGTGATTGGTGCTGCATTGAATGAACGTGGTCGTCCTGCTGTGCTGCCAGAAGTTGAAGCCTTGTTCGCCGAGTAA